In a genomic window of Anoplopoma fimbria isolate UVic2021 breed Golden Eagle Sablefish chromosome 6, Afim_UVic_2022, whole genome shotgun sequence:
- the tlx1 gene encoding T-cell leukemia homeobox protein 1, translating into MEHIGTLAGHLQQHTHHVEPISFGIDQILSNVEQSCMLGARMHEQDYGHGAYTCGVNGGVNGGYAYGNGGYNGTGGPCGMASLGGGYHMNMGVNASGTNGSSNGVIRVPAHRPLSCGNASGPPGSGSMNNLTSVTFPWMESNRRYTKDRFTVSLSPLTVTRRVGHPYQNRTPPKKKKPRTSFTRLQICELEKRFHRQKYLASAERAALAKALKMTDAQVKTWFQNRRTKWRRQTAEEREAERQQANRLLMQLQQEAFQKTINQPLTPDPLCLQNSSLFALQNLQPWTENTGKISSVSACE; encoded by the exons ATGGAGCACATCGGGACACTGGCGGGgcatctgcagcagcacacCCACCACGTGGAGCCCATCAGCTTCGGCATCGATCAGATCCTCAGCAACGTGGAGCAGAGCTGCATGCTGGGCGCGAGGATGCACGAGCAGGACTACGGGCACGGGGCCTACACCTGCGGCGTGAACGGCGGCGTGAATGGCGGTTACGCGTACGGCAACGGAGGGTACAATGGCACCGGCGGCCCGTGCGGTATGGCCTCCCTCGGCGGGGGTTATCACATGAACATGGGCGTGAACGCGAGCGGGACTAACGGGAGCTCCAACGGGGTCATCCGGGTCCCCGCGCACCGGCCGCTGAGCTGCGGGAACGCGTCCGGGCCGCCGGGGAGCGGGAGCATGAACAACCTGACGTCGGTGACCTTCCCCTGGATGGAGAGCAACCGACGCTACACCAAAGACCGGTTCACAG TGTCCCTCTCACCCCTCACTGTGACGCGTCGCGTAGGTCACCCCTACCAGAACAGGACGCccccgaagaagaagaagccccgGACGTCCTTCACGCGGCTGCAGATCTGCGAGCTGGAGAAGCGCTTCCACCGGCAGAAGTACCTGGCGTCGGCGGAGCGGGCCGCCCTCGCCAAAGCCCTGAAGATGACGGACGCGCAGGTCAAAACCTGGTTCCAAAACAGACGCACAAAATGGAG GCGGCAGACGGCGGAGGAGCGAGAGGCGGAGCGGCAGCAGGCCAACCGCCTCCtcatgcagctgcagcaggaggccTTCCAGAAGACCATCAACCAGCCCCTCACCCCGGACCCGCTGTGCCTGCAGAACAGCTCGCTGTTCGCCCTGCAGAACCTGCAGCCGTGGACCGAGAACACCG